The following is a genomic window from Verrucomicrobiota bacterium.
CCTACAATGGGAGCCAGCCAAAAAAGCCAGAGTTGCTGGATCGCCCAGCCCCCGACAAAAAGCGCGGGACCCGTGCTGCGAGCGGGGTTGACGGAAAGGTTGGTGACCGGAATTCCAATGAGATGAATCAAGGTCAGGCCTAGGCCGATGGCAATCGGGGCAAAACCCTGTGGCGCCCGCTTGTCGGTGGCGCCGAGGATGATCAGCAAAAAGAAAAACGTCAGGACGACCTCG
Proteins encoded in this region:
- a CDS encoding aquaporin, coding for EVVLTFFFLLIILGATDKRAPQGFAPIAIGLGLTLIHLIGIPVTNLSVNPARSTGPALFVGGWAIQQLWLFWLAPIVGAALAGLVYPAVAGKSSEKAQ